The proteins below are encoded in one region of Hordeum vulgare subsp. vulgare chromosome 3H, MorexV3_pseudomolecules_assembly, whole genome shotgun sequence:
- the LOC123445650 gene encoding 2-methyl-6-phytyl-1,4-hydroquinone methyltransferase 2, chloroplastic-like: MAHPLTTHTPQAHSSVPFSCSSMSDSSATTMRRSSSSKAARRVWAPRFIQHKKEALWFYRYLSIIYDHVTNLAPWTKEMRDDALKTADLHSSKLKVVDVGGGTGFTTLGIVKHVDPENVTLLDLSPHQLDKARQKEALNGVNIMEGDAEDLPFPTDTFDRYVSAGSIEYWPDPQRGIKEAYRVLKLGGKACLIGPVHPTFWLSRFIADMWMLFPTEEEYIQWFTEAGFKDVQLKRIGPKWYRGVRRHGLIMGCSVTGVKTQTGDSPLQLGPKAEDVSKPVNHATFLFGFFIGTICAVYYHLVPIFMWIKDQIVPAGMPI, translated from the exons ATGGCACATCCACTCACAACCCATACGCCACAGGCCCACAGCAGCGTACCATTCTCGTGTTCATCCATGTCAGACTCGTCGGCGACGACAATGCGGAGGTCGTCCTCATCGAAGGCGGCACGGCGTGTCTGGGCACCGCGCTTCATCCAACACAAGAAGGAGGCCTTGTGGTTCTACCGCTACCTGTCCATCATCTACGACCACGTCACCAACTTGGCCCCCTGGACCAAGGAGATGCGCGATGACGCGCTCAAGACCGCCGACCTCCACAGCAGCAAGCTCAAGGTTGTCGACGTCGGCGGTGGCACCGGGTTTACCACGCTCGGCATCGTCAAGCATGTGGATCCCGAGAACGTCACGCTGCTCGACCTGTCCCCGCATCAGCTCGACAAGGCAAGGCAGAAGGAGGCGCTCAACGGGGTGAATATCATGGAGGGCGACGCCGAGGACCTCCCATTCCCTACCGACACCTTCGACCGATACGTCTCCGCCGGCAG CATTGAGTACTGGCCAGATCCCCAGCGAGGGATCAAGGAAGCCTACAGGGTATTGAAGCTGGGTGGAAAAGCATGTTTGATCGGCCCGGTGCACCCAACCTTTTGGCTGTCTCGCTTTATCGCCGACATGTGGATGTTGTTTCCCACTGAAGAGGAGTACATCCAATGGTTCACAGAGGCAGGGTTCAAGGATGTTCAACTAAAGAGGATTGGACCCAAATGGTACCGTGGCGTCCGTAGGCATGGCTTGATTATGGGATGCTCCGTCACAGGTGTCAAGACACAAACTGGGGACTCGCCTTTGCAG CTAGGTCCGAAGGCTGAGGATGTCAGCAAGCCTGTGAATCATGCCACGTTTTTATTCGGCTTCTTCATTGGAACAATATGTGCAGTGTACTATCATCTGGTGCCTATTTTTATGTGGATAAAGGACCAGATTGTGCCCGCAGGCATGCCAATCTAA